A single region of the Streptomyces caelestis genome encodes:
- a CDS encoding WD40/YVTN/BNR-like repeat-containing protein yields the protein MRRLGNTRRTGRTRGRATGVAAGAAALAALAALTAVPAQAHEPERRVPHWELKGTGTPDVRFRGLAAVSRDTAWLAGTGGTVLRTTDGGATWRNVSPPGAAQLQFRDVEAFDARRAVVLAIGEGEASRVYRTDDGGATWTESFRNPDPKAFYDCLTFFDRRHGLAMSDPVDGKFRILSTRDGGRSWKVLPDEGMPAAQEGEAGFAASGQCLVASGPKDVWLATGGAAHARVLHSADRGHTWTATATPLPAGDPARGVFALAFRDRAHGLAVGGDFTPGRPSPNAAARTGDAGRTWRLAATPPPGYRSGVAWLPHSRTAALAVGPTGTDLTTDGGRTWRTVDTGSYDTVDCTPDQGCWAAGEKGRVARLEH from the coding sequence ATGAGGCGCTTGGGGAACACGCGACGGACGGGACGGACACGGGGCAGGGCGACCGGAGTGGCGGCGGGCGCGGCGGCACTGGCCGCACTCGCGGCCCTGACAGCCGTACCGGCGCAGGCGCACGAGCCGGAGCGCCGGGTGCCGCACTGGGAACTCAAGGGCACCGGCACCCCGGACGTACGGTTTCGCGGCCTGGCCGCCGTCAGCCGGGACACCGCCTGGCTCGCGGGGACCGGCGGCACCGTCCTGCGCACGACCGACGGCGGCGCCACCTGGCGGAACGTCTCGCCCCCGGGTGCGGCCCAGTTGCAGTTCCGGGACGTCGAGGCGTTCGACGCGCGCCGGGCCGTGGTCCTGGCCATCGGCGAGGGCGAGGCGTCCCGCGTGTACCGCACCGACGACGGCGGAGCGACCTGGACGGAGTCCTTCCGCAACCCCGACCCGAAGGCCTTCTACGACTGCCTCACCTTCTTCGACCGCCGCCACGGCCTCGCGATGAGCGACCCGGTGGACGGGAAGTTTCGCATCCTGTCGACCCGCGACGGCGGACGATCCTGGAAGGTGCTGCCGGATGAGGGCATGCCGGCCGCGCAGGAGGGTGAGGCGGGATTCGCCGCGAGCGGCCAGTGTCTGGTCGCCTCCGGGCCGAAGGACGTCTGGCTCGCCACCGGCGGGGCCGCGCACGCGCGCGTGCTGCACTCCGCCGACCGGGGACACACCTGGACGGCCACCGCCACACCCCTCCCGGCGGGCGATCCGGCCCGCGGTGTCTTCGCCCTGGCCTTCCGCGACCGCGCCCACGGTCTCGCCGTCGGCGGCGACTTCACCCCGGGCCGGCCCTCACCGAACGCCGCCGCGCGCACCGGCGACGCCGGCCGCACCTGGCGCCTTGCCGCCACGCCCCCGCCCGGCTACCGCTCCGGCGTCGCCTGGCTGCCGCACAGCCGCACCGCCGCCCTCGCCGTCGGCCCCACCGGCACCGACCTCACCACGGACGGCGGCCGCACCTGGCGCACGGTCGACACCGGCTCCTACGACACCGTCGACTGCACCCCCGACCAAGGGTGCTGGGCCGCCGGCGAGAAGGGGCGGGTTGCCCGCCTGGAGCATTGA
- a CDS encoding plasmid stabilization protein gives MPRGSSSKRERQYEHIKKSAQDRGESTGRAKEIASRTVNKERARSGESKTASRTSTKDMSSGKRGGQRSGQGAQGPTYDQLYQEAKRRGVEGRSNMNKSQLQRALGK, from the coding sequence ATGCCACGCGGTTCGAGCTCCAAGCGGGAGCGCCAGTACGAGCACATCAAGAAGAGTGCGCAGGACCGGGGCGAGAGCACCGGCCGCGCCAAGGAGATCGCCTCGCGGACGGTGAACAAGGAACGCGCCCGCTCCGGCGAGTCGAAGACGGCCAGCCGGACCTCCACGAAGGACATGTCGTCCGGCAAGCGCGGCGGTCAGCGGTCGGGGCAGGGGGCCCAGGGCCCCACCTACGACCAGCTGTACCAGGAGGCCAAGCGCCGCGGCGTCGAGGGCCGCTCCAACATGAACAAGAGCCAGCTCCAGCGCGCGCTGGGCAAGTGA